The genomic DNA CCAGTATAGGCATCTGGCTGCACATGCCGTAGCCGAGCCCGGACAGGATCTGGAACCCGATCCATTCCCCCATCGGGCTGTTGGCGCGGATGAGTTGATACAGACCGCCTCCGGTAGCCAAGACGGGGGCGCCGATCCACATCAGTGGTACGTAGTGCCCAGTCTTTGACGAGATCCAACCAGCGCAGAACGTGCCGAGGCTGTTGGACACAATCGATGGGAGCAGGTTGATTCCTGAGTCTCTGGCATTGGTGTTCCTGACCGACTGGAAGTATATGGGCCAGTAGTACGATTGCAGCACTATGGCCACCTGGACGAGCATCATGAAGCCGCATGACGCTGAGACGGTACGGCTGCGGAAGATATGAAGCGGGACGGTGGAGCTGAGATGACGTTAGCATGCATGCCGTATACTGAGTATTTCTAAATGGCGATTCAACTAAGAGAACCAACCTTTCTTTGCCCCGGACTTGCAAGTACAAAAATGTGGCGAGGAGTAGACCGAATCCGATCAGGCAGCCGAACACATTCGCGTTAGACCATGGATAAACGATGCCACCCCACTGAAGAGCTAGATTCAGACACGACGTTGCCCCGAGCAGAAGAATGGCCCCCGGAATATCTACTTGACGGATCTTCTGGAGCCATGGCAACCCTCCTTGTACTGCCGGTGGAGGCTTCCTCAAGGCGAACCAAACCAGAAGCAGTCCGACAGCCCCGAAAGCTGGGACCCGTTAGCCGGTGATGCTTGAGATAGGTGATGTGTTTCTTTTGCCAAGAATAGACCAGGACTTACGGAGATTGATCCAGAACACAAACCGCCAAGTGAGTGCCTTATTATCGGTTATCGAACCGCCCACGAGCGGCCCCACGGTGGAACCAATGCTGTACATGCCCAAGACAAAGGGCGACAGTATCGCCTGCTTCTTCAACGCGACGCAGTAAGACAAAATGGTTGTTGTCCCGCTGACCAAGCctgcggcgccgaggccagAGACCGCCCTCCCTACGATGAGCGTCATCGAGTTCGGCGCCACTGCCGAGACGATGGAGCCGAgttcgaagacggcgagagAAAGGCAGTACACCCACTTGATGTTGTAAAACGCATACAGGCGGCCGCAGGTCGGCAGCAGCGCCATCTGCGCGATCAGGTAGGAGGATCCATACCAACCGATGTCGTTGAGGCTTTGGAAGTCGCTGCTGATCTGGGGTATCGCGGTCGCTTGGTATGAGCACATTAGTCGCATCGCTCATTTCTCCATGCCCGGGGAGGCCCGACGAACCTAGAATGGTGTTGTCAAGCGCCAGCACGAAGCAAACGGACATGAAAGCCAGGGTCAAAGAAGCGAGAGCCCATCCTTGCATGTGTTCAGCTGCGTGCTGCCCTTCACTCTGCTGGTTATCGATGCCGTCTGCGGTCACTCCGGCCGGACGGGAGGTCTCTGCTGGAATGCCCTCCATGCTTGCTGGCGGCTCTTGTGATAAGGGAGCACTTCTAGGGAAGGGTCATGGACGGTGTTTTTCGCGGAAGGCTGAGCTTTTAGGGAGGCCCTGATAGGGGCTGACATTCCTCCAACAGATATAAAATTGTGAGGAAGGGCGGGGTTCGAATGGTTCTACACGTACACGTTGCGAAGAGTTCCCAACCATGGCTATGTGACCGTCACCCTTGACCATGGTAGGCAGGGGCACTGGAATCAGGACATCCCTCAGCTCACCGCATACTCCCTCCCTTAATTTGAATCATACAGAGCGTTGTCGTCACGCCTGCAGGGGTAGCTTGGGGTTTTCGGCGAATCATAGGGTCTGCTGTGGCTGTGGCTCGTATTCAGCCTGTGCTGTTTATCCGGACCAACATCAGGTCATGTTGGTTGGTTCTCTGCAATCCAACGCTCCGTCTACGGAGATTTATCCGTTCGCGGCTTCTTGGCCGGCCGTGTCCCCGATGCTTGAGGGGTTGGCACGACAGCACTTGCAGCTATTGGGGCTTGGCGGACAAGCATAGAAGAGTATAATTAGTAGCAGAACACACTTACTCCCGGCTGGTCGACTATCTTGTTTGCTTCCAACAGAATGGAGGCATCGAACCCCCTTGTCGAACGCTCCCTCTTCCCGACGTGCGGCTGTATCAAGACTTGATATGAAGACTGCCAAGCAACAAACGTAAAGCCGGTCCTCCCCAGCCAAGAGCCCGAGGTGCAGTCAAAGCCGAATGGTATCGGTACCGCGGCCGGCTCGTACTCCGACTGATAGAGACACCTGGGCTCATGGCATGGACACCAGAGATATAGGGCCTTGGTACAATAGGGGGTTTAGATGGGCTCATGCTCATGTCGTGATTCCTGGATGGTATCCCATGGTTTTTCCATACCTGCAACTGATTCGACAAATTCATCGAGTTGCCACAGGCCTAACCCCCATCTCTGCTACTCGCAAGGCAGGCCATCAGATCAGGGTTTCCGAATGGGTTCCCGGGATCCAAAACATTCCATGCTTTGTTGTTAGTGACTACATTCTGCAAACATGGGATAGCTTCCTGAGGCCTTGTTTTTAGGGATGTGGTGGGCCTATTCAAAAGGTCTTGTCGGAATCGAGCCCGCGACCTTCGGAAGCTCGGGAGTGATCCGGCCCCGAGCATACCCAGTGGTTTTACATCCGGCCCCGAGCCGAGTGGGGCTGCCCGGGCCCGCCTGCGAGTAACTGCAACAACACCAGCAATATCATCACGAAATCGAGCACCACGCCCAGTGCCCTTCGTGGCCGTTGCTGACCTTCACTTGCCAGCCTGTGATAAGTCATACCGACAGATCCTGTCTCGTCTCGGTGCGTTACATCATAGCTCTCTGTAAAACTCTGCATCTCAGGCATGGAAAGACGAAGTTCGAATTTACCAAATGCTAAGTGAAAAAGGCAGACACAGTTGACCCTGTCGACATAGATAGGTCGAAGTAGAGATCGTCCATTCTGCTAGCGTGCAATTCATGTTACTGCCAACTATGCCAGAGAAAGCCGTCAAGTGACACAGAGACAGAGCTACGACACCGAGCTAGCCGGTAAATCCACATGTACAGATGCGTCTGAAGCACAAAAAAGGTCAAAGGCGTCAAATATTCCAGCATAAAAAGAGGCAAAGTGGTTCGACTCGAGGTTTCCTAGAAACATGTATACGCCAAAGATTGATCAACGACTTCGCTTCTAGTGAGAGCAAAGACTCGCTGAGTCGACAGATGCATGCACACGAGTTGGACTTCGGACCAGAAGATGCCTCATGCCTAAAGAAGTGCCCTCGCCACCTTGACCCCTGATCCCAAGAAGAACCAGTGAGTGAAAGAGGTCGGTCCagcgggggggagggggtcaCGGAGGCTGGATTTAAGAAACATGAGAGTCCGACGGTAGTCATTTATTGGCTGAGCACCGCTGGCTCTAATGGACCGTAACATTAATCGACCAGGCTTCTGGAATATGTACTCCGGTAAGCGAAGACGCCGAAGGGAGTGACCGCATGTGACGTAGCCTTTCCGCTATTCCCAGAATCTTGGCACCTTTAGCAGCCCCCTGCTCGGTCTCCCGTCCTTGGGTATGGGAAGCCAGTGTTCTCTCTTCTTGAACTTGCCGTTAGACAAAATCTCTGGCGGCCACCCTCCCGGGCACAGAGTAGTGTCCGGTTTCGAATCCGAATGCAGATTCTTGGTGGTACCTCTCGACGGATTCCgggacctcggcgccctcgacgccgcggccgaggttgGAGTTGCTTGAAGTCTCTTTTGTGGGCGGTGGGCCCGTGGCGGACTCCGCGTCATCGGGCCCGGGCTCTCGCGCGTCGAGTTCGACGGCTCTCCTGCCCCAAGGAAGCAACTCCAACTCCTTGTACTTGACTTGGTCGAAGGGGTCGTTGCTGTCCTTGCCGTCCCTGAGCGTGGAGCTGTAGTCCTTGTCCGCGACGGCCCTAGACCCCAGCCCGCCGGGCTTATCGCCCCCGGATCCGATCCTGGTGCCCCAGTTCGACCACAacttctccttttctttgtACTTGACTTTGTCAAACGGGTCGTTAGTGTTGGTGCCATCCTTGCGAACTGGATTGTACGGCTCCTCCATTATCCTGCTGGCTTCGACCTCAGCCTCGGTGATGTAGCCGCCACGGCCATTGTCCCGCCGCCCGAGCGTGGTGCAGAGCACGAGAAGCCCGGCCtgcaagaggaggagaagggcgttGAGAAGCTTCTGGGTGTGTTAGTGGAGGTCTCATAAGCAGGCACACTCCGGTGTAGTCACCATGTGTTGGACTTCCGGTAATAACTGGCGGAAGGTTTTGTTCCTGTGTGAGAatggggagagagaagacgacCCCCTGGGGCTAGCAACATCTTGATCTGTCTTAAGAGGAAATTTTGAGAGGAAGTAAGGGATGCAGTGTTATCCGTTTGCGCCGAAGCACAAAGAACGGGCGGCATGCCACAGCCTGTGAGAGTGTCGGCGCCAAGACTGCCTAGGGTTACAATAGTCAAAACTGCGTAGTTGAATGGTTGAGAAGACAGTCAGGATAATTGCTCCTAGCACGCCAAGTACAGTTGGGTTGCAGTTGGTAAGACAAAGACGCCGAGTACAGACCGACCACATGGGAGAGAATGCGAAACGAATCCCACCTGACAGTTTCCAGTCTTTGAGAAGAGAAGCGGCGACTCCGACGTTACACCGCTACGTTGATGAATGCGACAATCTCAGCTTCACCCAACGACCCTGGGAAGAGGTTCATTGCCTGAACATGGCAGCTCCCCACACCAATTACTGTGTTAGGATGACAAACAGTGTTGCGTCCATGAAGTATTGGAAAAAAGCACAACCGATCGACCAAGGATAGATAGAGGGGGTTCCTGGCTCATCATGGAAACAAGAAAGCGAGCGCACCACTTCGCTAGAGTTGACCCAGGCCGATGCGGAGAGCCTGGCATCGTCGCCCCTTACTTGATAGGGCTACTTGGGAACAAACCACAACTGAGAGATGTCGAACAacggccccccccccccgcatGGCATTCAGTGAATATTTGATACGAAACGcagggggggaaaggaagaCGATGGATCGTTCGGAACAGCACTTGATTCAAGGGGACATCTAAACAAACAACAGAAGTTGCCGTTACGCAACTGCCTCCTTAAGGGAGATCTGCGATCCGTTCTCAGAATGACGAAGGCAATGCCAATTGTGGCCGATGACAGAGTCCACACCAAGCCGCTAAGCAGCTTGTTACTATGTGACGGGGCCAGTATGTGAAAGTCAAGGAAAATTGTATTGGTGGTATCGACAGATGGTGTTGTATCCAACAGCATCTTTTGCTGTTGCTCTAAAGCCCAAAacaaagaaaagaaaccTATATGGTTCCCAAGCGCAGGAGTTTGCTTACATCTATGATCTAGGCATCGTATCCTCCATCTCGCTCTCTTGGAAATCACGTATAAACGTACATAT from Colletotrichum higginsianum IMI 349063 chromosome 3, whole genome shotgun sequence includes the following:
- a CDS encoding MFS transporter; its protein translation is MEGIPAETSRPAGVTADGIDNQQSEGQHAAEHMQGWALASLTLAFMSVCFVLALDNTILATAIPQISSDFQSLNDIGWYGSSYLIAQMALLPTCGRLYAFYNIKWVYCLSLAVFELGSIVSAVAPNSMTLIVGRAVSGLGAAGLVSGTTTILSYCVALKKQAILSPFVLGMYSIGSTVGPLVGGSITDNKALTWRFVFWINLPFGAVGLLLVWFALRKPPPAVQGGLPWLQKIRQVDIPGAILLLGATSCLNLALQWGGIVYPWSNANVFGCLIGFGLLLATFLYLQVRGKESSTVPLHIFRSRTVSASCGFMMLVQVAIVLQSYYWPIYFQSVRNTNARDSGINLLPSIVSNSLGTFCAGWISSKTGHYVPLMWIGAPVLATGGGLYQLIRANSPMGEWIGFQILSGLGYGMCSQMPILAVQVVLSKSDVPTGLVMIMFFQMLGGALAPSVGQNLFTDGLLRNLSRVQGVDGAAVVAAGGVGFRDMVPPERLDAVINAFNSALRNVFWVALAAPVLAWIVSWAMEWRKLPDSKTATIQAPPTTEASEK